From the genome of Staphylococcus haemolyticus, one region includes:
- a CDS encoding Asp23/Gls24 family envelope stress response protein has protein sequence MTIEISNDYGKIDISNEVIASVVGSKAVESYGIVGMASRQQVRDGIAEILGHENYARGIEVKENNGVIDIDMYIIVSYGVKISEVANNVQSSVKYTLENSLNVKVNSINIFVQGVRLNNKGK, from the coding sequence ATGACAATAGAAATCTCAAATGATTATGGTAAAATCGATATCTCAAATGAAGTCATTGCTTCAGTAGTAGGCAGCAAAGCTGTTGAAAGCTATGGTATTGTAGGTATGGCATCTAGACAACAAGTTAGAGATGGCATTGCCGAAATTTTAGGACATGAAAATTATGCTAGAGGCATTGAAGTAAAAGAAAACAATGGTGTCATTGATATAGATATGTATATTATTGTAAGCTATGGTGTAAAAATTTCAGAAGTAGCAAACAACGTACAATCATCAGTAAAATATACACTTGAAAACTCACTAAATGTTAAAGTGAATTCAATTAATATATTTGTACAAGGTGTAAGACTTAATAATAAGGGCAAGTAG
- the rpmB gene encoding 50S ribosomal protein L28 — protein MGKQCYVTGRKASTGNNRSHALNANKRRFNANLQKVRILVDGKPKKVWVSARALKSGKVTRV, from the coding sequence ATGGGTAAACAATGTTACGTAACAGGTCGTAAAGCATCGACTGGTAATAATCGTTCACACGCTTTAAATGCGAATAAACGCAGATTTAATGCTAACCTTCAAAAAGTTAGAATTTTAGTTGACGGAAAACCTAAAAAAGTTTGGGTTTCTGCTCGTGCTTTAAAATCTGGTAAAGTTACTAGAGTTTAA
- a CDS encoding thiamine diphosphokinase, giving the protein MRINLLCSDRHLPSDVLATLKQDHWGGIDRGALILINHSINPVFSVGDFDSVSEEERLQLKHELNIKPVKAEKDDTDLALGVEEAVNRGFTEIHIYGATGGRLDHFMGVLQILQKPKYIEQNIIIIVEDLQNEIKLLKQGIHEIHKLQSYPYVSFIPVNEVVALSLNGFKYNLNNQPLEKGSTLTLSNEVKEKVAQIEVHDGQVLQIRSRDAN; this is encoded by the coding sequence ATGCGAATCAATTTATTATGTAGTGATCGTCATTTGCCATCAGATGTTTTAGCCACATTGAAACAAGACCACTGGGGCGGGATTGATAGAGGTGCACTTATTCTTATCAATCATTCTATTAATCCAGTTTTTTCAGTTGGAGATTTCGATTCAGTTTCAGAGGAAGAACGTCTTCAATTAAAACACGAATTAAATATCAAACCAGTTAAGGCTGAAAAAGATGATACTGATTTGGCATTAGGTGTAGAGGAAGCTGTAAATAGAGGATTTACAGAAATACATATATATGGCGCAACAGGTGGTAGATTAGATCATTTTATGGGTGTTTTACAAATACTACAAAAGCCCAAATATATAGAGCAAAACATCATAATTATTGTTGAAGATCTACAAAATGAAATTAAGTTATTGAAACAAGGCATTCACGAAATTCACAAATTACAAAGTTATCCATATGTTTCATTTATTCCAGTTAATGAAGTAGTTGCTTTATCATTAAATGGATTTAAATACAATTTAAATAATCAACCTCTTGAAAAAGGATCTACACTTACATTATCGAATGAGGTTAAAGAGAAAGTTGCACAAATCGAAGTACATGATGGACAAGTCTTACAAATTAGAAGTAGAGATGCAAATTAA